Proteins from a genomic interval of Stenotrophomonas sp. 24(2023):
- a CDS encoding ligase-associated DNA damage response exonuclease produces the protein MALNDDLVVLRPEGLYCAAGDFHIDPWRPVPRAVITHGHGDHARPGMGEYHCTEASVPILRWRLGDVALHAHAHGAPFTLGRVQVSLHPAGHVLGSAQVRIDDGRQVWVASGDYKRQPDPTCAPFEVVPCDTFITEATFALPVYRWPDTAAVAADIVAWRHECAQRGEAAVLLCYALGKAQRVLAELLPLDDSPAWLHGAIANGVAVYREAGIPMLETRAVADQGRQPDAAGTLILAPPSAAGTPWLRRFGRHQLGFASGWMQLRGNRRRRNVDRGFVVSDHADWPALLQTIEQTGAKRVIATHGNTDALIPFLRERGVAAEAFRTDFGSGE, from the coding sequence ATGGCACTCAACGACGATCTGGTGGTGCTGCGGCCGGAAGGGCTGTACTGCGCGGCCGGTGATTTCCACATCGACCCCTGGCGACCGGTCCCGCGCGCGGTCATCACCCACGGCCATGGCGACCACGCCCGCCCGGGCATGGGCGAATACCACTGCACGGAGGCCAGCGTGCCGATCCTGCGCTGGCGGTTGGGCGATGTCGCCCTGCATGCCCATGCACATGGCGCGCCCTTCACACTGGGCCGGGTGCAGGTGTCGCTGCATCCGGCCGGGCATGTCCTGGGCTCGGCGCAGGTGCGCATCGACGATGGCCGGCAGGTCTGGGTGGCCTCGGGCGACTACAAGCGCCAGCCGGATCCGACCTGCGCGCCGTTCGAGGTGGTGCCGTGCGATACCTTCATCACCGAAGCCACCTTCGCGCTGCCGGTCTACCGCTGGCCGGACACCGCCGCCGTAGCGGCGGACATCGTCGCCTGGCGCCACGAATGCGCGCAGCGCGGCGAGGCGGCCGTGCTGCTCTGCTACGCACTGGGCAAGGCGCAGCGCGTGCTGGCCGAACTGCTGCCGCTGGACGATTCACCGGCATGGCTGCACGGCGCCATCGCCAATGGCGTGGCGGTGTACCGCGAAGCAGGCATCCCCATGCTGGAGACGCGGGCGGTGGCCGACCAGGGCCGCCAGCCGGACGCCGCCGGCACGCTGATCCTTGCCCCGCCCTCGGCCGCCGGCACGCCCTGGCTGCGCCGCTTCGGCCGCCACCAGCTCGGTTTCGCCTCGGGCTGGATGCAGCTGCGCGGCAACCGCCGGCGGCGCAATGTCGATCGCGGTTTCGTGGTGTCCGACCACGCCGACTGGCCCGCCCTGCTGCAGACCATCGAACAGACCGGCGCCAAGCGGGTGATCGCCACCCATGGCAATACCGATGCGCTGATTCCGTTCCTGCGCGAACGCGGCGTGGCCGCTGAAGCCTTCCGTACCGATTTCGGGAGCGGGGAATGA
- a CDS encoding ATP-dependent DNA ligase produces the protein MKALAALYQRLDRSTATLDKRAALVDYFAHARAHDAAWALYLLSGGKVGGARRKIAASGELRAWVSAESGLPPWLVEDSYAQVGDLAETLTLLLDDPATPAPDRPLADWIEQHLLAVANRPEEERRAAVVAGWRQLPASERLVFNKLLTGALRVGVSQRLVQQALAEWSGLDIARIAQRMLGAWVPSPGLLAQLLSPEALPLDRQQPYPFFLASPLEGEPGERLGAIDDWLLEWKWDGIRLQLLRRQGDVALWSRGEERLDGRFPEIEQAAAALPDGCVIDGELLAWNAAGDLPRAFTALQTRIQRRKPGAATLRNTPVRVLAYDLLERDGHDLREQPLQQRRAQLAELVGALGDARIQLSPQVHADSWAQAAQLRDSARERGVEGLMLKRRGSVYQAGRRRGDWWKWKVDPLTIDAVLLYAQAGHGRRSTLYTDYTFGVWDGEVLVPVAKAYSGLDDAEILALDRWIRAHTRERFGPVRSVQAEQVFELGFEAVNRSARHKSGVAVRFPRILRWRHDKPAREADALGTLQALAR, from the coding sequence ATGAAAGCCCTCGCCGCGCTCTACCAGCGGCTGGACCGCAGCACGGCCACGCTGGACAAGCGCGCGGCCCTGGTCGACTACTTCGCCCACGCACGCGCCCACGATGCGGCGTGGGCGCTGTACCTGCTCAGCGGCGGCAAGGTCGGCGGCGCGCGCCGGAAGATCGCCGCCAGCGGCGAGCTGCGCGCCTGGGTCAGCGCCGAATCGGGGCTGCCGCCCTGGCTGGTCGAGGACAGCTATGCGCAGGTGGGCGACCTGGCCGAAACGCTGACCCTGCTGCTGGATGATCCGGCCACGCCTGCACCGGACCGCCCGCTCGCCGACTGGATCGAACAGCACCTGCTGGCCGTGGCCAACCGGCCCGAAGAGGAACGTCGCGCGGCGGTGGTTGCCGGCTGGCGGCAGCTGCCCGCGAGCGAACGCCTGGTGTTCAACAAGCTGCTGACCGGTGCCCTGCGCGTGGGCGTATCGCAGCGGCTGGTGCAGCAGGCACTGGCCGAATGGTCAGGATTGGATATCGCCCGCATTGCCCAGCGCATGCTCGGCGCGTGGGTGCCCTCGCCTGGCCTGCTGGCGCAGCTGCTGTCGCCGGAAGCGTTGCCGTTGGACCGCCAACAGCCCTATCCGTTTTTCCTCGCCTCACCGCTGGAGGGCGAACCCGGCGAACGCCTGGGCGCGATCGATGACTGGCTGCTGGAATGGAAATGGGATGGCATCCGCCTGCAGCTGCTGCGCCGGCAGGGTGACGTGGCGCTGTGGTCGCGTGGCGAAGAACGCCTGGACGGGCGCTTCCCCGAGATCGAGCAGGCCGCTGCCGCGCTGCCTGACGGCTGCGTGATCGATGGCGAACTGCTGGCCTGGAATGCGGCCGGTGATCTGCCGCGTGCATTCACGGCGCTGCAGACACGCATCCAGCGCCGCAAGCCCGGCGCGGCGACACTGCGCAACACCCCCGTGCGCGTGCTCGCCTACGACCTGCTGGAACGCGATGGCCACGACCTGCGCGAACAGCCGCTGCAGCAGCGGCGCGCGCAACTGGCCGAACTGGTCGGCGCGCTCGGCGATGCACGCATCCAGCTGTCGCCGCAGGTGCACGCCGACAGCTGGGCGCAGGCCGCGCAACTGCGTGACAGCGCACGCGAGCGCGGCGTGGAAGGGCTGATGCTCAAGCGCCGTGGTTCGGTCTACCAGGCCGGGCGACGGCGCGGGGACTGGTGGAAGTGGAAGGTCGACCCACTCACCATCGACGCGGTGCTGCTGTACGCGCAGGCCGGCCATGGCCGGCGCAGCACGCTGTACACCGACTACACCTTCGGCGTCTGGGACGGCGAGGTGCTGGTACCGGTCGCCAAGGCGTACTCCGGGCTGGACGATGCAGAGATCCTCGCGCTGGACCGCTGGATCCGCGCCCATACCCGCGAGCGCTTCGGGCCGGTGCGCAGCGTGCAGGCCGAACAGGTGTTCGAACTGGGCTTTGAAGCGGTCAACCGCAGTGCGCGGCACAAGTCCGGCGTTGCCGTGCGCTTCCCGCGCATCCTGCGCTGGCGCCACGACAAGCCGGCGCGCGAGGCCGATGCGCTGGGCACGCTGCAGGCCCTGGCCCGATGA
- a CDS encoding ligase-associated DNA damage response DEXH box helicase, with protein MTRREAMRRLVAWFGGHGWRPLPFQRAMWRQYLAGGSGLLHTPTGSGKTLAMFGGPLLQALTDPPPAPRRANAVRPLQVLWVTPLRALASDTARALQAPVDGLGLGWKVGLRSGDASSRERRLAREGRIDVLVTTPESLALLLSYPDTLERLRQLRCVVVDEWHELLGSKRGVLLQLNLALLRGNAPSLQLWGLSATLGNLAQARDVLLPHLPDAPIVEGARPRPVTVRSLLPAPGERFAWAGHLGLAQLPRVLEALMAARSSLLFTNTRAQAELWHRALAAVWPEAAQTLALHHGSLDPALRQQVEDGLRAGALRCVVATSSLDLGVDFPEVEQVLQLGSPKGVARLRQRAGRAHHRPGASGQVLCIPSHALELAEYAAVRRALRDGAVEARRPPVLSLDVLAQHAVSRALAGGFDAAALLAQVRGTHAFATLSSLQWQAVLDFIVQGGQALAQYPDFHKVVRDADGCYRMHDRRQALRHRLSIGTISSDGSVRVQFLRGGSLGAVEEQFASRLRRGDRFQFAGRLLELVQLRDMTAHVRLARGGDGVVPRWQGGQLPLSAPLGIELEAVLSGADNSAEARWLQPLLALQAQLSARPSPAHLLVEDVRRREGQFLFVYPFAGRHVHEALAALLALRCTRVQRNSIGYAVNDHGLVLAPADAVTLDATAWRGLLDSERLLDDLREAVNLGELARRQFRGIARVAGLLVPSLPGAAPRSLRQLQASAGLLYDVLREHDPGHLLLDLAEREVLEDALDLPGLQRVLARIGTQALALQSPRSLTPLGFPLWAERLRGQFSNEDWRTRVLRAAAQLERRHGH; from the coding sequence ATGACGCGCCGTGAGGCGATGCGCAGGCTGGTGGCCTGGTTCGGCGGCCACGGCTGGCGCCCGCTGCCGTTCCAGCGTGCGATGTGGCGCCAGTACCTGGCCGGCGGCTCGGGCCTGCTGCATACCCCGACCGGCAGCGGCAAGACGCTGGCGATGTTCGGCGGCCCACTGCTGCAGGCGCTGACCGACCCGCCCCCCGCCCCCCGCCGGGCCAACGCCGTGCGCCCATTGCAGGTGCTGTGGGTGACACCGTTGCGCGCCCTGGCCAGCGACACCGCGCGTGCCCTGCAGGCACCGGTCGATGGCCTCGGCCTGGGCTGGAAGGTGGGCCTGCGCAGTGGCGATGCCAGCAGCCGCGAGCGTCGCCTGGCCCGCGAAGGCCGCATCGACGTGCTGGTGACCACGCCAGAATCGCTGGCACTGCTGCTGAGTTACCCCGACACGCTCGAACGCCTGCGCCAGCTGCGCTGCGTGGTGGTGGACGAATGGCACGAACTGCTGGGCAGCAAGCGTGGCGTGCTGCTGCAGCTCAACCTGGCGCTGCTGCGCGGCAATGCGCCGTCACTGCAGCTGTGGGGCCTGTCGGCCACGCTGGGCAACCTGGCACAGGCGCGCGATGTGCTGCTGCCGCACCTGCCCGATGCGCCCATCGTGGAAGGCGCGCGGCCGCGGCCGGTCACGGTCCGCAGCCTGCTGCCGGCGCCGGGCGAGCGCTTCGCCTGGGCCGGCCACCTGGGCCTGGCCCAGCTGCCACGCGTGCTCGAGGCGCTGATGGCCGCGCGCAGCAGCCTGCTGTTCACCAACACCCGCGCCCAGGCCGAGCTGTGGCACCGGGCCTTGGCGGCGGTGTGGCCGGAGGCTGCGCAGACACTGGCCCTGCACCACGGCTCACTGGACCCGGCGCTGCGCCAGCAGGTTGAAGACGGCCTGCGCGCCGGTGCGCTGCGCTGCGTGGTGGCCACCTCCAGCCTGGACCTGGGCGTGGATTTCCCCGAGGTCGAACAGGTGCTGCAACTGGGCAGCCCCAAGGGCGTGGCGCGCCTGCGCCAGCGTGCCGGGCGCGCCCACCACCGCCCGGGTGCCAGTGGGCAGGTGCTGTGCATCCCCAGCCATGCACTGGAACTGGCCGAATACGCCGCGGTACGCCGCGCACTGCGGGACGGCGCGGTGGAAGCACGCCGCCCCCCGGTGCTGTCGCTGGACGTCCTGGCCCAGCATGCGGTCAGCCGCGCGCTGGCTGGGGGCTTCGATGCGGCGGCGCTGCTGGCGCAGGTGCGTGGCACGCACGCCTTCGCCACGCTGTCTTCCCTGCAGTGGCAGGCGGTGCTGGACTTCATCGTGCAGGGCGGACAAGCACTGGCGCAGTATCCCGATTTCCACAAGGTGGTACGCGATGCCGATGGCTGCTACCGCATGCACGACCGCCGCCAGGCCCTGCGCCACCGCCTGTCGATCGGCACCATCAGCAGCGATGGCAGCGTGCGGGTGCAGTTCCTGCGCGGCGGCAGCCTGGGTGCGGTGGAGGAACAGTTCGCCAGCCGCCTGCGCCGTGGCGACCGGTTCCAGTTCGCCGGTCGCCTGCTGGAACTGGTGCAGCTGCGCGACATGACCGCGCATGTGCGGCTGGCACGGGGGGGCGATGGCGTGGTGCCGCGCTGGCAGGGCGGGCAGCTGCCACTGTCGGCGCCGCTGGGGATCGAACTGGAAGCGGTGCTGTCCGGCGCCGACAACAGCGCCGAAGCGCGCTGGCTGCAGCCGTTGCTGGCCCTGCAGGCGCAACTGTCCGCGCGCCCGTCGCCGGCCCACCTGCTGGTGGAGGACGTGCGCCGTCGTGAGGGCCAGTTCCTGTTCGTGTATCCCTTCGCCGGCCGCCATGTGCATGAGGCGCTGGCCGCGCTGCTGGCGCTGCGCTGCACCCGGGTGCAACGCAACAGCATCGGCTACGCGGTCAACGATCACGGGCTGGTGCTGGCCCCGGCCGACGCCGTGACGCTGGATGCCACGGCCTGGCGCGGGCTGCTGGACAGCGAGAGGCTGCTGGACGACCTGCGCGAGGCGGTCAACCTGGGGGAGCTGGCACGGCGCCAGTTCCGCGGCATCGCGCGCGTGGCCGGCCTGCTGGTGCCCAGCCTGCCCGGCGCAGCGCCACGATCGCTGCGCCAGCTGCAGGCGTCGGCCGGCCTGTTGTACGACGTGCTGCGCGAACACGATCCTGGCCACCTGCTGCTGGACCTGGCCGAACGCGAAGTGCTGGAAGACGCACTCGATCTCCCCGGACTGCAGCGCGTGCTGGCCCGTATCGGCACGCAGGCGCTGGCACTGCAGTCCCCGCGCTCGCTGACCCCGCTGGGTTTCCCGTTGTGGGCCGAACGGCTGCGCGGCCAGTTCAGCAATGAAGACTGGCGCACCCGCGTGCTACGTGCGGCCGCACAGCTGGAGCGCCGCCATGGACACTGA
- the pdeM gene encoding ligase-associated DNA damage response endonuclease PdeM, with product MDTDLPTQLAGEAVSLLGQRALWWPARGALLIADLHLGKADTFRRAGIALPRGGTHDDLQRLQALLQAYPCRELWILGDVLHGATHAAAWQQQWQAWRARHAGVGVHVIRGNHDRQLQQAALDVVPHEEAVPLGPFLLCHHPQRCDDAHVIAGHLHPQVALPALRRRFPAFWLQDGLSVLPAFSAFTAGGVPAVQRGDRLVACVQGHAIEVPQA from the coding sequence ATGGACACTGACCTGCCGACGCAGCTGGCGGGCGAAGCGGTCAGCCTGCTCGGCCAACGTGCCCTGTGGTGGCCGGCCCGCGGCGCGCTGCTGATCGCCGACCTGCACCTGGGCAAGGCCGATACGTTCCGCCGTGCCGGCATCGCCCTGCCCCGTGGCGGTACGCACGATGACCTGCAGCGTCTGCAGGCGCTGCTGCAGGCATACCCGTGCCGTGAGCTGTGGATTCTCGGTGACGTGCTGCATGGGGCGACCCATGCCGCAGCGTGGCAGCAGCAGTGGCAGGCGTGGCGCGCCCGGCATGCGGGGGTGGGGGTGCATGTGATCCGCGGCAACCACGACCGCCAGCTGCAGCAGGCGGCGCTGGACGTGGTGCCGCATGAGGAAGCGGTGCCGCTGGGCCCGTTCCTGCTCTGCCACCACCCACAGCGCTGCGACGATGCGCACGTGATCGCCGGCCACCTGCATCCGCAGGTCGCGCTGCCGGCACTGCGGCGTCGCTTCCCCGCCTTCTGGCTGCAGGATGGCCTGAGCGTGCTGCCCGCCTTCTCTGCATTCACCGCCGGTGGCGTGCCGGCCGTGCAGCGCGGCGACCGGCTGGTGGCCTGCGTGCAGGGGCATGCGATTGAGGTGCCGCAGGCCTGA
- a CDS encoding NAD(P)/FAD-dependent oxidoreductase, whose amino-acid sequence MTERLRIAVIGYGTAGQAVAVLFSRDDHIVDIFERAPAPGPVGAGFLLQPSGLQVLWQMGLLDAVRAHATPVHRLYGDTPCGRAVMDMGYAGLDARLCGLGMQRGALFTVLDEARAGAGQLHAGVTIIAVDHERGLLHDSLGRVHGPYDRVVAADGAASALRDGTGGTTLDRMYPWGALWCLLPAEDWPHLQELRQRYVAARRMIGLLPVGTRPGDDTPRLSFFWSLPRADFARWEADGLPRWLEELHALWPEAAGRFAHLHDAGQLARAVYRDAVVRHWHRGRLVLAGDAAHAMSPQLGQGVNMALLDALALRDALRAHGNSEAAMQAYQQQRRAHVAVYQRWSRWLTPLFQSDRDAWAKARDVLLGPMGRLPGGRGHMLRVLSGTQHGWFGALPLQPDFIDALAGRALPRVVPATA is encoded by the coding sequence ATGACGGAACGACTGCGTATTGCCGTGATCGGCTACGGCACCGCTGGCCAGGCAGTGGCGGTGCTTTTTTCACGCGACGATCACATCGTCGATATCTTCGAGCGTGCGCCGGCCCCCGGGCCGGTGGGCGCAGGCTTCCTGCTGCAACCCAGCGGCCTGCAGGTACTGTGGCAGATGGGCCTGCTCGACGCCGTCCGCGCCCATGCCACGCCGGTGCACCGGCTGTATGGCGATACGCCGTGCGGGCGGGCGGTGATGGACATGGGGTATGCCGGGCTGGATGCGCGGCTGTGCGGGCTGGGCATGCAGCGTGGTGCGCTGTTCACCGTGCTGGACGAGGCGCGCGCCGGGGCGGGGCAGCTGCATGCGGGCGTCACCATCATCGCGGTCGATCACGAGCGCGGCTTGCTGCACGACAGCCTGGGGCGGGTGCATGGCCCGTATGACCGGGTGGTGGCGGCCGACGGGGCGGCATCCGCGCTGCGCGACGGCACCGGGGGCACCACGCTGGACCGCATGTACCCCTGGGGGGCGCTGTGGTGCCTGTTGCCGGCCGAAGACTGGCCGCACCTGCAGGAACTGCGGCAGCGCTACGTGGCCGCGCGGCGGATGATCGGCCTGCTGCCGGTCGGAACGCGGCCGGGCGATGACACACCCCGGTTGAGCTTCTTCTGGAGCCTGCCCCGCGCGGACTTCGCGCGCTGGGAGGCCGACGGCCTGCCTCGCTGGCTGGAGGAACTGCATGCCCTGTGGCCGGAAGCGGCCGGGCGGTTCGCGCACCTGCACGATGCCGGGCAGCTGGCGCGCGCGGTGTACCGCGATGCCGTGGTGCGGCACTGGCATCGTGGCCGGCTGGTGCTGGCCGGCGATGCGGCCCATGCGATGAGCCCGCAGCTCGGGCAGGGCGTGAACATGGCGCTGCTGGATGCACTGGCGTTGCGTGATGCGCTGCGCGCGCACGGCAACAGCGAAGCGGCGATGCAGGCCTACCAGCAGCAGCGCCGCGCCCATGTGGCGGTATACCAGCGCTGGAGCCGCTGGCTGACGCCGTTGTTCCAGTCCGATCGCGATGCCTGGGCGAAGGCGCGTGACGTGCTGCTGGGGCCGATGGGACGCTTGCCCGGTGGGCGCGGCCACATGCTGCGCGTGCTCAGCGGCACCCAGCATGGCTGGTTCGGTGCGCTGCCGCTGCAGCCGGATTTCATCGATGCGCTTGCCGGCCGTGCGCTGCCGCGCGTGGTGCCGGCCACCGCGTGA
- a CDS encoding cold-shock protein produces MPNGTVKWFNDAKGFGFISPEDGSADVFAHFSAINSKGFRSLQEGQRVSYDVTQGPKGAQASNITPAE; encoded by the coding sequence ATGCCGAACGGTACCGTCAAGTGGTTCAACGACGCCAAGGGATTTGGCTTTATTTCGCCGGAGGACGGCAGCGCCGACGTGTTCGCGCACTTCTCCGCCATCAATTCCAAGGGCTTCCGCAGCCTGCAGGAAGGCCAGCGCGTCAGCTATGACGTGACCCAGGGCCCGAAGGGTGCCCAGGCTTCGAACATTACGCCGGCCGAGTGA
- a CDS encoding S-methyl-5'-thioinosine phosphorylase translates to MQQIALAVIGGTGVYNLATLDDVQTHEVETRFGRPSGPVRVGTLLGHRVAFLARHGEGHSLPPHKVNYRANLAALQQLGAQRVLALNTVGGITDAFGPRVLACPDQIIDYTWGRISTICEEEGTDVVHVDFGHPYTPMLRSKILAAAKVTGVAVHDGGCYGATQGPRLETIAEIARMRRDGCDLVGMTGMPEAALARELGLDYACLAIIANWAAGCGDGEEITMAEVLANVKAASNGLPELVGELARG, encoded by the coding sequence ATGCAACAGATTGCCCTGGCCGTGATCGGCGGTACCGGTGTCTACAACCTGGCCACGCTGGACGATGTACAGACGCATGAGGTCGAGACCCGTTTCGGCCGTCCGTCCGGCCCGGTGCGGGTGGGCACGCTGCTGGGCCACCGCGTGGCGTTCCTGGCGCGTCACGGCGAAGGCCATTCGCTGCCGCCGCACAAGGTGAATTACCGGGCCAACCTGGCCGCGCTGCAGCAGCTGGGCGCGCAGCGGGTGCTGGCACTGAACACCGTCGGCGGCATCACCGATGCCTTTGGCCCGCGCGTGCTGGCCTGCCCGGACCAGATCATCGACTACACCTGGGGTCGCATCAGCACCATCTGCGAGGAAGAGGGCACCGACGTGGTGCACGTCGATTTCGGCCACCCGTATACGCCGATGCTGCGCAGCAAGATCCTGGCTGCGGCCAAGGTCACCGGCGTGGCCGTGCACGATGGCGGCTGCTATGGCGCCACGCAGGGCCCGCGTCTGGAAACCATCGCCGAGATCGCACGGATGCGCCGTGATGGCTGCGACCTGGTCGGCATGACCGGCATGCCCGAAGCGGCGCTGGCACGGGAGCTGGGGCTGGACTACGCCTGCCTGGCGATCATCGCCAACTGGGCGGCCGGTTGTGGCGACGGTGAAGAGATCACGATGGCCGAGGTGCTGGCCAATGTGAAGGCCGCCAGCAACGGATTGCCGGAACTGGTGGGCGAATTGGCACGGGGGTGA
- a CDS encoding hypoxanthine-guanine phosphoribosyltransferase, giving the protein MPNLTISQALAQADLLVDRPTIDAAIAGIADAIARDYKGEVPLFLSIMHGALPFAGQLALELGARGQDVQFDYLHATRYRGETTGGDLVWKHKPATSLFGRRVLLVDDILDEGFTLQGVRTWCLEQGATDVRIAAMTVKKHDRALPDVTADYAGIELPDRYVFGFGMDVNESLRCVPAIYAMKE; this is encoded by the coding sequence ATGCCCAACCTCACCATTTCCCAGGCCCTGGCCCAGGCTGACCTGCTGGTCGACCGCCCCACCATCGACGCGGCCATCGCCGGTATCGCCGATGCCATCGCGCGCGACTACAAGGGCGAGGTGCCGTTGTTCCTGTCCATCATGCACGGCGCGCTGCCGTTCGCCGGCCAGCTGGCGCTGGAGCTGGGCGCGCGCGGGCAGGATGTGCAGTTCGATTACCTGCATGCCACCCGTTACCGTGGTGAAACCACCGGTGGCGACCTGGTGTGGAAGCACAAGCCGGCCACCTCGCTGTTCGGCCGCCGGGTGCTGCTGGTCGACGACATCCTCGATGAAGGCTTCACCCTGCAGGGCGTGCGCACCTGGTGCCTGGAACAGGGCGCCACCGACGTGCGCATCGCGGCGATGACCGTGAAGAAGCATGACCGCGCGCTGCCGGACGTGACCGCCGACTATGCCGGCATCGAGCTGCCGGACCGCTATGTGTTCGGCTTCGGCATGGACGTCAACGAAAGCCTGCGCTGCGTGCCGGCCATCTACGCGATGAAGGAATAA
- the nagZ gene encoding beta-N-acetylhexosaminidase, producing the protein MLLIGVAGTELTAQERDWLQHDAVAGVVLFKRNFASRQQVTELSAAIRAAAPRPQLICVDQEGGRVQRFREGYSALPPLQEIGALYAQDPQQALALAEHHAWLMASEVRASGVDLSFAPVVDLGRGNRAIGDRAFSEDPQVVAAFTAAYVRGMHSVGMAATLKHFPGHGTVLEDTHVDTAIDPRALDELRAQDLVPFAAGIAAGADAVMMAHVIYPQVAPEPAGYSPRWIQQILRGELGFRGVVFSDDIGMAASHSAGGVPARVHAHLDAGCDVVLVCHPELVEDALQAVQNRPLNTAALLGLLGRGALGWDGLLADARHGQTRTHLIDTLGRTV; encoded by the coding sequence ATGCTGCTGATCGGCGTTGCCGGCACTGAACTGACCGCCCAGGAACGCGACTGGCTGCAGCACGATGCCGTGGCCGGGGTGGTGCTGTTCAAGCGCAACTTCGCTTCCCGGCAGCAGGTGACCGAACTGTCGGCGGCCATCCGCGCCGCCGCACCGCGCCCGCAGTTGATCTGCGTGGACCAGGAAGGCGGGCGCGTGCAGCGCTTCCGCGAGGGCTACAGCGCCCTGCCGCCGCTGCAGGAGATCGGTGCGCTGTACGCACAGGACCCGCAGCAGGCGCTGGCCCTGGCCGAGCACCACGCCTGGCTGATGGCCAGCGAAGTGCGCGCCAGCGGCGTGGACCTCAGCTTTGCGCCGGTGGTCGATCTGGGACGCGGCAACCGCGCCATCGGCGACCGTGCCTTCAGCGAAGATCCGCAGGTGGTGGCTGCCTTCACCGCCGCCTACGTGCGTGGCATGCACAGCGTCGGCATGGCCGCCACCCTCAAGCATTTCCCCGGCCACGGCACCGTGCTGGAAGACACCCACGTGGACACCGCGATCGATCCGCGCGCGCTGGACGAACTGCGTGCACAGGACCTGGTGCCGTTTGCTGCAGGCATCGCCGCCGGTGCCGACGCGGTGATGATGGCGCACGTGATCTACCCGCAGGTCGCGCCGGAACCGGCCGGCTATTCGCCGCGCTGGATCCAGCAGATCCTGCGTGGCGAGCTCGGCTTCCGTGGCGTGGTGTTTTCCGACGACATCGGCATGGCCGCCTCGCACAGTGCCGGCGGCGTGCCGGCGCGCGTGCATGCCCACCTGGATGCCGGCTGCGACGTGGTGCTGGTGTGCCACCCGGAGCTGGTCGAGGACGCCCTGCAGGCCGTGCAGAACCGTCCGCTCAATACCGCTGCGCTGCTGGGCCTGCTCGGCCGCGGCGCGCTTGGCTGGGATGGCCTGCTGGCCGATGCCCGCCATGGCCAAACCCGTACCCACCTGATTGACACCCTTGGAAGAACCGTCTGA
- a CDS encoding DsbA family oxidoreductase has product MRIDIYSDVVCPWCWIGKHRFQRGLELLGADAPALEVHWQPFQLDPDADATPVPLRQAYARKFGSAERTEQILGQTQAAARSEGLPMDFNQGQVRVTTLPAHRLLWLAGQHGVQDAVGEALFAAHFAQGQNLADPAVLVQAGAAGGLDAAEVQQMLAGDRGLAEVEAGLAQAQALGISSVPTFVIDGRWAISGAQPPEAFAQALRQIAAEQGATAAGGEGDAACGPSGCSV; this is encoded by the coding sequence ATGAGAATCGACATCTATTCCGACGTGGTCTGCCCGTGGTGCTGGATCGGCAAGCACCGCTTCCAGCGGGGTCTTGAACTGCTCGGCGCCGATGCGCCGGCGCTGGAGGTGCACTGGCAGCCGTTCCAGCTGGATCCTGACGCCGATGCCACGCCGGTACCGCTGCGCCAGGCCTATGCGCGCAAGTTCGGCAGCGCCGAGCGCACCGAGCAGATCCTGGGCCAGACCCAGGCCGCGGCGCGCAGCGAAGGCCTGCCGATGGATTTCAACCAGGGCCAGGTACGGGTGACCACCCTGCCGGCGCACCGCCTGCTGTGGCTGGCGGGCCAGCATGGCGTGCAGGACGCGGTGGGTGAAGCGCTGTTTGCTGCCCATTTCGCGCAGGGCCAGAACCTGGCCGACCCGGCGGTGCTGGTCCAGGCTGGTGCGGCCGGTGGTCTGGATGCGGCCGAGGTCCAGCAGATGCTGGCCGGCGACCGCGGGCTGGCCGAGGTCGAGGCCGGCCTGGCACAGGCGCAGGCGCTGGGCATCTCGTCGGTGCCGACCTTCGTCATCGATGGCCGCTGGGCCATTTCCGGCGCGCAGCCGCCGGAGGCCTTCGCCCAGGCCCTGCGGCAGATCGCGGCCGAACAGGGCGCGACCGCCGCAGGCGGCGAGGGGGATGCGGCCTGCGGGCCGTCGGGCTGCAGCGTCTAG